The genomic stretch ATTGAATAAGATAAATGAGAAGGCAAAATATGAAAGAATGATTCCTGTTTTGGGAGACTGTGCCATAGAAGCTCCTAAATACAGTGCCGATAGGGTATTGATGGGATATGTCAAGACAACTCATCACTTCCTGAAGCCAGCAATGGAATGCGTTAAGGAGGGTGGAATAATCCATTATCATGAAACAGTTCCAGATAAGCTTATTGAAACCAGGCCATACGAGAGAGTAAAGGAGATGGCTTGGCATTGTGGTGAGCGAGAAGTGGAAGTCTTGAATATTCAAAAAATTAAAAGGTATGCTCCTGGTGTGGAGCATATAGTTTTGGATGTAAGGATTTTTTAAAAAATTATATTAATTTGGAAATATAAATGTCTTTTATATATAGGAAGAAGTATTATGATTGAAACTGATGTATTGGTAATTGGTGCAGGACCAGCAGGCTCTTCTGCTGCAAGATTTGCAGCTAAAGGAGGAGTTGATGTAATTCTAATGGATAAAAAGTCCGAAATAGGATTTCCTAAAAGATGTGCTGAAGGGGTTTCAAAAAAGATCTTTGAAAAGCTCGACCTTGAAATGGATCCTCATTGGGTTACCAATGAAATTAGCGGTGTAAGGTTCGTTGCTCCTGATGGAACAGACATTTGGCTTGATGAGACTCAAATAGATTTGCCTGATGCAGGTTATGTCCTTGAGCGTAAGGTCTTTGATAAGCATATGGCTGCGGTCGCTGCAAGGGAAGGTGCACAAATTAAAATCAAGACCCAAGCAAAAGGCCTTAAAAGACAGGAAGACGGAACATTCATTGTAAGTTGTGAATCCATGGGGGAAATCTTTGATATTCATGCTAAAATTATCATAGGCGCTGATGGTCCGGAAAGTCATGTAGCCAAATGGGCTGGATTGAATGCATATATAAAGCCTCAACATATGGTGGCTGGTGTCCAATTTGAGATGTGCAATGTCAATATGAAAAGAAATGATTATCTTGAGTTCTATTTTGGCAGTGTTGCTCCAGGAGGATATTTCTGGCTCTTCCCTAAAGGCGGGGATGTTGCAAATGTTGGTCTTGGAATCATTACAAATATGGCGGAAAAAT from uncultured Methanobrevibacter sp. encodes the following:
- a CDS encoding NAD(P)/FAD-dependent oxidoreductase, with product MIETDVLVIGAGPAGSSAARFAAKGGVDVILMDKKSEIGFPKRCAEGVSKKIFEKLDLEMDPHWVTNEISGVRFVAPDGTDIWLDETQIDLPDAGYVLERKVFDKHMAAVAAREGAQIKIKTQAKGLKRQEDGTFIVSCESMGEIFDIHAKIIIGADGPESHVAKWAGLNAYIKPQHMVAGVQFEMCNVNMKRNDYLEFYFGSVAPGGYFWLFPKGGDVANVGLGIITNMAEKSAYEYLVDAADSCYATQDAQAVELNSGGDPVGGLVKEMYGDNIMLVGDAASQVNPLTGGGITNGMLGGRFAGEVAAEAIKSGDCSSNFLKKYEKLYLDEMGSEMQKYTKVTEYLWTLDDDDINRIAHKFKEMKFDKLTTTDIVKIVIKADPKSLLKLGRIFL